One Deinococcus grandis DNA window includes the following coding sequences:
- a CDS encoding phosphodiesterase: protein MQVVQLSDPHIDYRFPQKAAAFARAVAHVNTMPALPDAVILTGDCTEHARPDEYALFRELLGALRVPAFLVPGNHDDRAALLDRFPPPPGYLPGFMQYAAEDFPLRLIGLDTHRPGHGGGELDGTRLDWLEARLREAPGRPTLLFMHHPPVRTGLDVLDGMDLRGREALCDLLLEHPQVLRVAAGHLHMSLTARFAHTTVMTCPGTDATLHPDLQRAALLVVQRQPPMCLLHHWTPETGLNSFTQVIAPAPWHPLFDGERWHDFDRPNGAHAAH, encoded by the coding sequence ATGCAGGTGGTGCAACTCAGCGATCCGCACATCGATTACCGGTTCCCGCAGAAGGCGGCGGCGTTCGCGCGGGCCGTGGCGCACGTGAACACCATGCCTGCCCTGCCGGACGCCGTGATCCTCACCGGGGACTGCACCGAGCACGCCCGGCCCGACGAGTACGCGCTGTTTCGCGAGCTGCTGGGCGCGCTGCGCGTCCCGGCGTTCCTGGTACCCGGTAACCACGACGACCGCGCCGCGCTGCTGGACCGGTTCCCGCCCCCGCCCGGGTACCTGCCGGGCTTCATGCAGTACGCCGCAGAGGACTTCCCGCTGCGCCTGATCGGCCTGGACACGCACCGGCCGGGGCATGGTGGCGGCGAACTGGACGGCACGCGCCTGGACTGGCTGGAGGCGCGACTGCGCGAGGCGCCCGGGCGGCCCACGCTGCTGTTCATGCACCACCCCCCGGTGCGGACCGGGCTGGACGTGCTGGACGGCATGGACCTGCGCGGACGCGAGGCGCTGTGCGACCTGCTGCTGGAGCACCCGCAGGTGCTGCGCGTCGCGGCCGGGCACCTGCACATGAGCCTCACGGCGCGCTTCGCGCATACGACCGTCATGACCTGCCCCGGCACCGACGCGACCCTGCACCCGGACCTTCAGCGGGCCGCGCTGCTGGTCGTGCAGCGGCAGCCGCCCATGTGCCTGCTGCACCACTGGACGCCGGAGACGGGCCTGAACTCGTTCACGCAGGTGATCGCGCCCGCCCCGTGGCACCCGCTGTTCGACGGGGAACGCTGGCACGACTTCGACCGGCCGAACGGGGCGCACGCGGCCCACTGA
- a CDS encoding 5-formyltetrahydrofolate cyclo-ligase, with translation MGSVLSPDTPKSEWRAWARAVRAELPDVSAPVTATLRDLLKRLGARRVLAYRALSGEPDVSALHGEFELLAPRARFRPEPRLTLHPWDTATEVSRFGALQPPQDAPQVPLDTVDAILLPGLAFDHAGVRLGYGGGFYDRLLPAFRGVTVGVIQHALLVPGLPRDPHDCPAQWLVTERGATEVQ, from the coding sequence GTGGGTTCCGTCCTCTCCCCCGATACTCCCAAGTCCGAGTGGCGCGCCTGGGCCCGAGCAGTGCGCGCGGAGCTGCCCGACGTGTCCGCGCCGGTCACGGCGACCCTGCGCGATCTCTTGAAGAGGCTGGGGGCGCGGCGGGTGCTGGCGTACCGCGCGCTGAGCGGCGAGCCGGACGTGTCGGCGTTGCATGGCGAGTTCGAGCTGCTGGCCCCCCGCGCCCGCTTCCGGCCCGAGCCGAGGTTGACGCTACACCCCTGGGACACCGCGACGGAGGTCAGCCGCTTCGGGGCGCTGCAACCCCCGCAGGACGCGCCGCAGGTGCCGCTGGACACGGTGGACGCGATCCTGCTGCCGGGGCTGGCGTTCGACCACGCGGGCGTGCGCCTGGGCTACGGCGGGGGCTTCTACGACCGCCTGCTGCCCGCGTTCCGGGGCGTGACGGTCGGCGTGATCCAGCACGCCCTGCTCGTGCCGGGGCTGCCGCGCGACCCGCACGACTGCCCCGCGCAGTGGCTCGTCACCGAACGCGGCGCGACGGAGGTCCAGTGA
- a CDS encoding lysoplasmalogenase family protein translates to MKAFRAAATATVLAGMLDRPRPHQIAEATLIATLAAEITRTEPGRDARDTLTLLLSLGAAALGGVTIARSTHQPDPRGNPGAFRGGAAWYALAQLLTVTLLWRRGARPHTGHWPARAAGLLLGAGLLIRHDPGSLPVLSGYGALLNLMALLAADPRLARAHPDAARLLRRGGWMFVASDLLILVRRYLLRDRLSRALTEGVMLALYAGAQRNLTRGLMLLTRRS, encoded by the coding sequence GTGAAGGCGTTCCGGGCGGCGGCCACCGCGACTGTCCTGGCCGGGATGCTCGACCGGCCACGCCCCCACCAGATCGCGGAGGCGACGCTGATCGCCACGCTGGCCGCCGAGATCACCCGCACAGAGCCCGGGCGGGACGCGCGGGACACCCTCACCCTGCTGCTGTCGCTGGGGGCCGCCGCACTGGGCGGCGTGACCATCGCCCGCTCCACGCACCAGCCGGACCCGCGCGGGAACCCCGGCGCGTTCCGGGGCGGCGCGGCGTGGTACGCGCTGGCGCAACTCCTGACCGTCACGCTGCTGTGGCGGCGCGGCGCGCGGCCCCACACCGGCCACTGGCCCGCGCGCGCGGCGGGACTGCTGCTCGGCGCGGGCCTGCTGATCCGGCACGACCCCGGAAGCCTCCCGGTCCTGAGCGGGTACGGGGCGCTGCTGAACCTCATGGCGCTGCTGGCCGCCGACCCCCGACTGGCCCGCGCGCACCCCGACGCGGCGCGCCTGCTGCGGCGGGGCGGGTGGATGTTCGTCGCGTCGGACCTGCTGATCCTCGTGCGGCGCTACCTCCTGCGGGACCGGCTGAGCCGCGCCCTGACCGAGGGCGTCATGCTCGCCCTGTACGCCGGGGCGCAACGGAACCTCACGCGCGGGCTGATGCTCCTCACCCGTCGATCCTGA
- a CDS encoding SDR family NAD(P)-dependent oxidoreductase, with translation MHTLILGATGGIGAATARAFAAAGHTLTLSGRDGTRLAALASELGATGRAADVGFESHVRTLLEASPELDTLVYAAGAAHPEPLRDADPTHVRGVWNANYFGALWTLKHGLGRLAPGGRVYLLGARPELVTARGFSQYAASKAALARAAEVARLEHRGVGITLVLPPAVETGLWAQVGRVPRGALGPDAVARALVADRAGEAQAELRIDG, from the coding sequence ATGCATACCCTGATTCTGGGCGCGACGGGCGGGATCGGCGCGGCGACGGCGCGGGCCTTTGCGGCGGCTGGGCACACGCTGACCCTCTCCGGGCGGGACGGGACGCGACTGGCGGCGCTGGCCTCCGAGCTGGGCGCGACGGGCCGCGCGGCGGATGTGGGCTTCGAGAGTCACGTCCGCACGCTGCTGGAGGCGTCCCCGGAACTGGACACGCTGGTGTACGCGGCGGGCGCGGCGCACCCCGAGCCCCTGCGGGACGCGGACCCCACGCACGTCCGGGGGGTGTGGAACGCCAACTACTTCGGGGCGCTGTGGACGCTGAAGCACGGGCTGGGGCGGCTCGCGCCGGGCGGGCGGGTGTACCTGCTGGGTGCGCGGCCGGAACTGGTGACCGCGCGGGGCTTCAGTCAGTACGCGGCGAGCAAGGCGGCGCTGGCCCGCGCGGCGGAGGTCGCGCGGCTGGAGCACCGGGGCGTCGGGATCACGCTGGTGCTGCCGCCCGCCGTGGAGACGGGCCTGTGGGCGCAGGTGGGCCGCGTGCCGCGCGGCGCGCTCGGGCCGGACGCGGTGGCGCGTGCCCTCGTCGCGGACCGCGCGGGCGAGGCGCAGGCGGAACTCAGGATCGACGGGTGA
- a CDS encoding SRPBCC domain-containing protein, translating to MPRVARTEITVQAPLERVFDLLVEFSAYGSWNPFVVEVTGAERAVEGVRMRFKLPWRGGRFMHSDEQVTRVQPPVGGAALVAWRYDSPLARWGLLRSERVQTLRQLPNGDTAYATEEVFHGPAASLVPVRWVQAGFEAQARAMRDHLSPT from the coding sequence ATGCCGCGTGTCGCCCGGACCGAGATCACCGTGCAGGCCCCCCTGGAGCGGGTCTTCGACCTGCTGGTGGAGTTCAGCGCGTACGGCAGCTGGAATCCGTTCGTGGTGGAGGTCACGGGGGCTGAACGTGCGGTCGAGGGGGTGCGGATGCGCTTCAAGCTGCCCTGGCGCGGGGGGCGGTTCATGCACTCCGACGAGCAGGTCACGCGCGTGCAGCCTCCGGTGGGCGGCGCGGCGCTGGTCGCGTGGCGGTACGACAGTCCCCTGGCCCGCTGGGGCCTGCTGCGGTCGGAGCGGGTCCAGACCCTGCGGCAATTGCCGAATGGCGACACGGCCTACGCCACCGAGGAGGTCTTTCACGGTCCGGCGGCGTCGCTGGTGCCCGTGCGGTGGGTGCAGGCGGGGTTCGAGGCGCAGGCGCGGGCCATGCGCGATCACCTGTCGCCCACCTGA
- a CDS encoding 2'-5' RNA ligase family protein, whose protein sequence is MSPSHLLALRPPPDIEARVVAFREAHGVRDAAAVPHITVKARSGLDDDLRWLDLIPAVAAATPPVPVELLAPRVFPNGSALYLPARSTGAVRLHLALLDALRPTRRFGYEGPHLTPHLTLALGRRDVPLDALLDAAGQAFAHPLAFTATDLVWMRKPGPGGPYQPVERWALGG, encoded by the coding sequence GTGAGTCCCTCGCACCTGCTGGCGCTGCGGCCCCCGCCCGACATCGAGGCCCGCGTCGTGGCGTTCCGCGAGGCCCACGGCGTGCGCGACGCGGCGGCGGTCCCGCACATCACGGTCAAGGCCCGCAGTGGCCTGGACGACGACCTGCGCTGGCTGGACCTCATCCCGGCGGTGGCGGCGGCGACCCCGCCCGTCCCGGTCGAACTGCTCGCGCCGCGCGTGTTCCCGAACGGCAGCGCCCTGTACCTTCCCGCCCGCAGCACCGGCGCCGTGCGGCTGCACCTCGCGCTGCTGGATGCCCTGCGCCCCACGCGCCGCTTCGGGTACGAGGGGCCGCACCTGACCCCGCACCTCACGCTGGCCCTGGGACGGCGGGACGTTCCCCTGGACGCCCTGCTGGACGCGGCGGGGCAGGCGTTCGCACACCCGCTCGCGTTCACTGCCACGGACCTCGTCTGGATGCGCAAACCCGGACCCGGTGGGCCGTACCAGCCTGTCGAACGCTGGGCGCTGGGCGGGTAG
- the gcvT gene encoding glycine cleavage system aminomethyltransferase GcvT, which yields MNQSPTEPLKRTPLHAAHLRAGARMVPFGGWDMPVQYAGVKAEHDAVRNAAGVFDVSHMGEFRVQGSGALAFLQHVTTNDVSKLKPGRAQYNWLPGVSGGLVDDIYIYMVAPDEYLTVVNASNIAKDWAHLQRHAEGFDVTLTDESDRWGLLAVQGPQTESLLQPHTDTDLSSKKKNAFFPAKLFGFDVMLARTGYTGEDGFEVFVDASEAETVWDKLLAVGFTSAGLGARDTLRLEAGFPLYGHEFSDTIHPLSSTYSWVVKDKTHVGHEHIRAAPTQTLIGLKLDRVPVREGYPVKIGGEVVGHVTSGTSSPTFGHPIAMALVNAEHATLDIFDVEVRGKDHPATRVQLPFYKR from the coding sequence GTGAACCAGTCCCCCACCGAGCCGCTGAAGCGGACGCCCCTGCATGCCGCGCACCTGCGCGCCGGAGCCCGAATGGTGCCCTTCGGCGGGTGGGACATGCCCGTGCAGTACGCGGGCGTGAAAGCCGAACACGACGCCGTCCGCAACGCCGCCGGTGTGTTCGACGTGTCCCACATGGGCGAATTCCGCGTGCAGGGCAGCGGCGCACTGGCGTTCCTGCAGCACGTCACCACCAACGACGTCAGCAAACTCAAGCCCGGCCGCGCACAGTACAACTGGCTGCCCGGCGTGTCCGGCGGGCTGGTGGACGACATCTACATCTACATGGTCGCGCCAGACGAGTACCTGACGGTCGTGAACGCCAGCAACATCGCCAAGGACTGGGCGCACCTGCAACGCCACGCCGAAGGGTTCGACGTCACCCTGACCGACGAGAGCGACCGCTGGGGCCTCCTCGCCGTGCAGGGACCCCAGACCGAGAGCCTGCTGCAACCCCACACCGACACCGACCTGAGCAGCAAGAAGAAGAACGCCTTCTTCCCCGCCAAACTGTTCGGCTTCGACGTCATGCTGGCCCGCACCGGGTACACCGGCGAGGACGGCTTCGAGGTCTTCGTGGACGCCAGCGAGGCCGAGACCGTCTGGGACAAGCTCCTGGCCGTCGGCTTCACGTCCGCCGGGCTGGGCGCGCGCGACACCCTGCGCCTCGAAGCGGGCTTCCCGCTGTACGGGCACGAATTCAGCGACACCATCCACCCGCTGAGCAGCACGTACAGCTGGGTCGTGAAGGACAAGACCCACGTCGGCCACGAGCACATCCGCGCGGCCCCCACCCAGACCCTGATCGGCCTGAAACTGGACCGCGTGCCCGTCCGCGAAGGCTACCCCGTCAAGATCGGCGGTGAGGTCGTCGGGCACGTCACCAGCGGCACCAGCAGCCCCACCTTCGGGCACCCCATCGCCATGGCCCTCGTGAACGCCGAACACGCCACCCTCGACATCTTCGACGTCGAGGTGCGCGGCAAGGACCACCCCGCCACCCGCGTCCAACTGCCGTTTTACAAACGGTGA
- the gcvH gene encoding glycine cleavage system protein GcvH, which translates to MTTTPTGLKYAASHEWLAADGTVGITDFAQDQLGDVVYVELPEVGRVVEAGETIAVVESVKTASDIYAPASGTITAVNDALSGTPELVNSAPYEGGWLFKLDVTIEGDLMDAAAYEAANN; encoded by the coding sequence ATGACCACCACCCCCACCGGACTGAAGTACGCCGCCTCCCACGAATGGCTCGCCGCCGACGGCACCGTCGGCATCACCGACTTCGCACAGGACCAGCTGGGCGACGTCGTGTACGTCGAACTGCCCGAAGTGGGCCGCGTCGTCGAAGCAGGCGAAACCATCGCCGTCGTCGAGAGCGTCAAGACCGCGTCCGACATCTACGCGCCCGCCAGCGGCACCATCACCGCCGTGAACGACGCCCTGAGCGGCACGCCCGAACTCGTCAACAGCGCCCCATACGAAGGCGGCTGGCTGTTCAAACTCGACGTGACCATTGAGGGCGACCTGATGGACGCCGCCGCATACGAAGCCGCGAACAACTGA
- the gcvP gene encoding aminomethyl-transferring glycine dehydrogenase, translating to MTRSLTDLLQTADFLDRHVGPTEAEQAAMLAELGVGSLDELSDTTLPESIRFTGDLNVGGPVTEAQALADLKAVAAKNKVFRSYIGMGYSGTHTPGVILRNMLENPGWYTAYTPYQAEISQGRLEMLLNFQQAIMDLTAMPVCNASLLDEATAAAEAMTLAKRAGKSKGTTLYVAQDVHPQTIDVIRTRAEYFGYEIVTGPADAELPEGTFAALVQTPGTYGDLHDLSPIAERVHASGGLLIAATDLLASALVKPVGEMGADIVIGSAQRFGVPMGFGGPHAAFLACRSDFQRSMPGRVIGVSKDVKGRPALRMAMQTREQHIRREKATSNICTAQALLANMAAAYAVYHGPEGIRTIAERTHRLTGILARFLTEAGVELVNGEFFDTLTFKGDTSAIRNRAEGMGINLRYENDLISVSLDETTTPADVEDLIEAIAGTRQNDNGQEFKVLSEYQHKFVDGIPADLKRTSEYLSHPVFNTHHSEHGMLRYLKSLENKDYSLTHGMIPLGSCTMKLNATTEMIPVTWPEFGQLHPFAPADQTEGYAEMLAELEAWLADITGYDAVSLQPNSGAQGEYAGLLVIRKYHESRGEAHRNICLIPASAHGTNPASAAMMGMQVVVVKTDADGNIDMDDLKAQAEKHSENLGALMITYPSTHGVYEERVMEACELIHQHGGQVYLDGANMNAQVGLTKPGLIGSDVSHLNLHKTFAIPHGGGGPGMGPIGVKAHLAPFLPNHAVRPTSDSSTGAVSAAPYGSASILPISYLYIRLLGARGLKVATQVALLNANYIAHHLKGAFPVLYTGRNDRVAHECIIDLRPLKAASGISEEDVAKRLMDYGFHAPTMSFPVPGTLMIEPTESEPKAELDRFIQAMLGIRREIQDVQDDLITAADSPLKHAPHTQADLIDMDWNRAYSRETAAYPTATQKQWKYWPSVNRVDNVYGDRNFVCSCPPVEDYIEGT from the coding sequence ATGACCCGTTCCCTGACTGATCTGTTGCAGACCGCTGATTTCCTCGACCGTCACGTCGGCCCGACCGAGGCCGAACAGGCCGCCATGCTGGCGGAATTGGGCGTGGGGAGCCTGGATGAACTGAGTGACACGACGCTGCCCGAGAGCATCCGCTTCACGGGGGACCTGAACGTGGGCGGCCCGGTCACGGAAGCGCAGGCGCTGGCCGACCTGAAGGCGGTCGCCGCGAAGAACAAGGTGTTCCGCAGTTACATCGGCATGGGGTACAGCGGCACGCATACGCCGGGCGTGATCCTGCGGAACATGCTGGAGAACCCCGGCTGGTACACCGCGTACACCCCGTATCAGGCGGAGATCAGCCAGGGTCGCCTGGAGATGCTGCTGAACTTCCAGCAGGCGATCATGGACCTGACCGCCATGCCCGTGTGCAACGCGTCGCTGCTGGACGAGGCGACCGCCGCCGCCGAGGCCATGACCCTCGCCAAGCGGGCGGGCAAGAGCAAGGGCACCACCCTGTACGTCGCGCAGGACGTGCACCCGCAGACCATCGACGTGATCCGCACCCGCGCGGAGTACTTCGGGTACGAGATCGTCACCGGTCCCGCCGACGCCGAACTGCCCGAAGGCACCTTCGCGGCACTCGTGCAGACGCCCGGCACGTACGGCGACCTGCACGACCTCTCCCCCATCGCCGAACGCGTGCACGCCAGCGGCGGCCTGCTGATCGCCGCGACCGACCTGCTCGCCAGCGCCCTCGTGAAACCCGTGGGTGAGATGGGCGCGGACATCGTGATCGGCAGCGCGCAGCGCTTCGGCGTCCCCATGGGCTTCGGCGGGCCGCACGCGGCATTCCTGGCGTGCCGCAGCGACTTCCAGCGCTCCATGCCCGGCCGCGTGATCGGCGTCAGCAAGGACGTCAAGGGCCGTCCCGCGCTGCGGATGGCGATGCAGACGCGCGAGCAGCACATCCGCCGCGAGAAGGCCACCAGCAACATCTGCACCGCGCAGGCCCTCCTGGCGAACATGGCCGCCGCGTACGCCGTCTACCACGGCCCCGAAGGCATCAGGACGATTGCCGAGCGCACGCACCGCCTGACCGGCATCCTGGCGCGCTTCCTGACGGAGGCTGGCGTCGAACTGGTCAACGGGGAATTCTTCGACACGTTGACGTTCAAGGGTGACACCTCTGCCATCCGGAACCGCGCTGAAGGCATGGGCATCAACCTCCGCTACGAGAACGATCTGATCTCGGTCAGCCTGGACGAAACCACCACGCCCGCCGACGTCGAAGACCTGATCGAAGCGATTGCCGGAACCCGCCAGAACGACAACGGTCAGGAGTTCAAGGTGCTGTCCGAGTACCAGCACAAGTTCGTGGACGGCATTCCCGCCGACCTGAAGCGCACCAGCGAGTACCTCTCGCACCCGGTGTTCAACACGCATCACAGCGAGCACGGCATGCTGCGCTACCTGAAGAGCCTGGAGAACAAGGATTACAGCCTGACGCACGGCATGATCCCGCTGGGCAGCTGCACCATGAAACTGAACGCCACGACGGAAATGATTCCCGTGACGTGGCCCGAGTTCGGCCAGCTTCACCCCTTCGCGCCCGCCGACCAGACGGAAGGGTACGCGGAGATGCTGGCGGAACTGGAGGCGTGGCTGGCGGACATCACCGGGTACGACGCCGTGAGCCTCCAGCCGAACAGCGGCGCGCAGGGCGAGTACGCGGGCCTGCTGGTCATCCGCAAGTACCACGAGAGCCGCGGCGAGGCGCACCGCAACATCTGCCTGATTCCCGCCAGCGCGCACGGCACGAACCCTGCCAGCGCCGCCATGATGGGCATGCAGGTCGTCGTCGTGAAGACCGACGCGGACGGCAACATCGACATGGACGACCTGAAAGCCCAGGCCGAGAAGCACAGCGAGAACCTGGGCGCGCTGATGATCACGTACCCCAGCACGCACGGCGTGTACGAGGAACGCGTCATGGAAGCGTGCGAACTGATCCACCAGCACGGCGGGCAGGTGTACCTGGACGGCGCGAACATGAATGCCCAGGTCGGCCTGACCAAACCCGGCCTGATCGGCAGCGACGTGTCCCACCTGAACCTGCACAAGACCTTCGCCATTCCCCACGGGGGCGGCGGCCCCGGCATGGGCCCCATCGGCGTGAAGGCGCACCTCGCCCCGTTCCTCCCGAACCACGCCGTGCGCCCCACCAGCGACAGCAGCACGGGGGCCGTCAGCGCCGCGCCGTACGGCAGCGCCAGCATCCTCCCCATCAGCTACCTGTACATCCGCCTGCTCGGCGCACGCGGCCTGAAAGTCGCCACGCAGGTCGCCCTGCTGAACGCCAACTACATCGCCCACCACCTCAAAGGCGCGTTCCCCGTCCTGTACACCGGCCGCAACGACCGCGTGGCGCACGAGTGCATCATCGACCTGCGCCCCCTCAAGGCCGCCAGTGGCATCAGCGAGGAGGACGTCGCCAAGCGCCTCATGGACTACGGTTTCCACGCCCCTACCATGAGCTTCCCCGTGCCCGGCACGCTGATGATCGAACCGACCGAGAGTGAACCCAAAGCGGAACTCGACCGGTTCATCCAGGCGATGCTCGGCATCCGCCGCGAGATTCAGGACGTGCAGGACGACCTGATCACCGCCGCCGACAGCCCGCTGAAGCACGCGCCCCACACCCAGGCCGACCTGATCGACATGGACTGGAACCGCGCCTACAGCCGCGAAACCGCCGCCTACCCCACCGCCACGCAAAAGCAATGGAAATACTGGCCCAGCGTCAACCGCGTGGACAACGTCTACGGCGACAGAAACTTCGTGTGCAGCTGCCCGCCCGTTGAGGATTACATCGAGGGTACGTGA
- the tnpC gene encoding IS66 family transposase: MATPLTEQDLYEIIRKQAEQIEQLQKRIEQLERQQRKYAAPHSRGSRKAHPKTAGRRAGEGVFTYKRPPAPEQEDVVIDVPAPNTCTACGYVGELIFKRNDRAWISDLPAQTVQITAYHVPVMVCPQCGQTVRGAHPDLQPDQRGATGHRCGPRLAATIQALHHEVGLPQRRIPRVLGLTTGIRVSQGAITQAAQRLARDGRPLATHVESLERELRAAPYVHHDDTGWRVNATQAWVSTFRSAETVLFRANLQHTNVELRAVLGNAFGGVLVCDRFKVYDSHTLAGVQQQKCLAHVLRNVQTVSEQAQGKRGRGREYGQRLAEVCRALMALHAQHRRGGCSLDEYRQQGEALTLRLDALLDRRPLKTPGNERLRLGLLKQYRQGRLLRFLVDPDIPPTNNAAERSLRSVVIARKVSQCSKNALGAQTYMRIKSTVETARLRGQDPVDVLINLRR, encoded by the coding sequence ATGGCCACCCCGCTGACGGAACAGGATCTCTACGAGATCATCCGCAAGCAGGCGGAGCAGATCGAACAGCTTCAGAAGCGCATCGAGCAGTTGGAGCGTCAGCAACGCAAGTATGCCGCCCCTCATAGCCGGGGAAGTCGGAAAGCCCACCCGAAAACCGCAGGTCGTCGCGCTGGGGAAGGCGTCTTCACATACAAGCGTCCTCCTGCTCCCGAGCAGGAGGACGTCGTGATCGACGTCCCGGCGCCCAACACCTGCACGGCCTGTGGCTACGTCGGCGAGTTGATCTTCAAGCGTAACGACCGCGCCTGGATCAGTGACCTGCCCGCTCAGACCGTGCAGATCACGGCCTACCACGTGCCGGTGATGGTCTGCCCGCAGTGCGGGCAGACTGTACGTGGCGCGCATCCCGACCTCCAACCGGACCAACGTGGGGCGACGGGACACCGATGTGGTCCCCGACTGGCGGCCACCATTCAGGCGCTGCACCACGAGGTTGGTCTCCCACAGCGCCGCATTCCACGGGTGCTGGGACTGACCACCGGCATCCGGGTGTCCCAGGGGGCCATCACCCAGGCCGCCCAGCGCCTGGCACGTGATGGACGTCCGCTGGCGACACATGTCGAGTCCCTGGAACGGGAGCTGCGCGCAGCTCCCTATGTCCACCACGACGACACGGGCTGGCGAGTGAACGCGACACAGGCCTGGGTGAGCACCTTCCGCTCGGCCGAGACGGTGCTGTTCCGAGCGAATCTCCAGCACACCAACGTCGAGTTGCGTGCAGTGCTCGGCAACGCCTTTGGTGGAGTCCTGGTGTGCGACCGCTTCAAGGTCTATGACAGTCACACCCTGGCAGGGGTCCAGCAGCAAAAATGTCTGGCTCACGTCCTGCGCAACGTCCAGACGGTGAGTGAGCAGGCTCAGGGGAAGCGGGGACGGGGCCGGGAGTATGGGCAGCGCTTGGCCGAGGTGTGCCGAGCATTGATGGCGCTGCATGCCCAGCACCGTCGTGGAGGATGCAGCCTGGATGAGTACCGACAGCAGGGTGAGGCACTCACCCTGCGTCTGGACGCCTTACTCGACCGGCGCCCACTGAAGACCCCGGGGAACGAACGGCTACGACTGGGGTTGCTCAAGCAGTACCGGCAGGGCCGGTTGCTGCGGTTCCTAGTAGACCCGGATATCCCGCCGACGAACAACGCGGCGGAACGGAGCCTGCGGTCGGTGGTGATCGCGCGCAAGGTCTCGCAGTGCAGCAAGAACGCGCTGGGTGCACAGACGTACATGCGGATCAAGTCGACGGTGGAGACCGCGCGGTTGCGCGGTCAGGACCCCGTCGATGTCCTGATCAACCTGCGTCGCTAA